Genomic DNA from Ensifer adhaerens:
GACCCGCAATTCTATGTCTCGCTGAAGAACAACGTCATCTGGCTCGTCATGTTCATGGCAGCACCGCCGCTGGGCCTGGCGCTCGCGCTGCTGGTCAATCAGCAGGTCGCCGGCATGCGGTTCCTGAAATCGCTTTTCTTCATTCCGCTGGTGCTGGCAACCGTGACCGTGGGCGTCGTCTTCGGCTGGGTGTACGATCCGAATTATGGGCTTCTGGCACTCATCTTCAAACTGTTTGGCGCAGCAGCGCCGGCGCTTCTCGCCGATGAGCATGCCGTGACCTTTGCCGTCGTCGTTGCCGCCCTTTGGCCACAGATCGCCTTTTGCATGGTTCTCTTCCTTGCCGGCCTCAATAATCTCAGCCCCGACATCATCGGCGCAGGACGTGTGGACGGCGCGCGGGGCTGGAACATGCTCTGGCATGTCGTGCTGCCGCAGCTGCGTCAGGTCGGCTTCATTGCGCTGGCCGTCACCGTCGTCGGTGCGCTGCGCTCCTTCGACATGATTGCTGTCATGACCTCGGGCGGGCCCTTCGGTTCCTCGGAAGTACTGGCCTACCAGATGTACGAGCAGTCGATCTTCTCCTACCGCTTCGGTTATGGCGCCGCGATCGCGACCGTTCTCTTCGCCATCATGATCGTCTTCATCACCTGGTATCTGCGCATGATGGTGCGCCTTGAGAAGGAGACGCGCTGATGTTTCCGCGACCACTCCCCGAAGAAAAACGACTGCAACGCGGCCTCTATGTCGGCTTCGTCGGCCTCATCCTGATCCTATGGCTGCTGCCGCTCTTCGCCGTCATGCTGACAGCTTCCAAGACGGCTGAAGAGATCATGGCTGGCCAATACTGGACATGGCCGAAGCAGTTCAACCTGATCGAGAACTTCCAGGCCGTCTTTGCGCAGACCAACATGTGGGGCTATTTCATCAACAGCCTCATCATCACCCTGCCCTCGGTCGTGCTGGTCCTCGTCTTCTCGACGCTGACCGGCTATGTGCTGGCGCGCTACAACTTCAAGGGCAATGCGCTCGTCTTCGCGCTTTTCGTCGGCGGCAACTTCCTGCCCGCGCAGATCATGATGATCCCCGTGCGCGACCTCATGGTGTCCGCCGGTCTCTACGATACCTATCTGGCCCTGATCATCTTCCATGTCGCCTTCCAGACCGGTTTCGCGACGCTCTTCATGCGCAACTTCATCGCCGCGCTGCCGGACGAACTCTTCCAGGCCGCACGTGCCGAAGGCGCCTCGCCCTGGCAGACGCTGCGACATGTGGTGATCCCGCTGATGCGCCCGGCGCTGGCGGCCCTTGCCATCCTCACCTTCACCTTCGTCTGGAACGACTATTTCTGGGCGATCGTGCTGACCCAGAGCGACACGGTCAAACCGGTGACAGCCGGCCTCAACAACCTGCGGGGCGAATGGACCTCGGCCTGGAACATCGTAGCCGCCGCCACGCTCTTCGTCGCGGTGCCGCCGGTGACCATGTTCTTCTTGATGCAGAAACACTTTATCGCCGGCCTCACCATGGGCGCCGTCAAGGGTTGACCACCCTGCGGCTGACCCCGGCCAAGCGCCGATCGGAGTATCGAAAAATGAGCCATGTCCGACTGATCGACATCGACAAGTATTACGGCAGTTATCACGCCCTGAAATCCGTCAACCTGACGGTCGACAAGGGCGAGTTCATCGTCATGGTCGGCCCTTCCGGCTGCGGCAAGTCCACGACGCTGAAGAGCATCGCCGGGCTTGAGGCGATCAGCTCCGGCGAGATCTGGATCAATGGTCGCAATGTGACGCGGGAGGAGCCGGGTGACCGGGGCATTGCCATGGTTTTCCAGTCCTACGCGCTCTATCCACACATGACGGTGGCGGAAAACATGGGCTTCGGCCTGAAGATGGCCAAGCGCCCGCAAACCGAGATCGATGTGGCGGTCAAGCGCGCGGCCGAAATCCTGCGCATCACCGACCAGCTGGACAAGCGGCCGAAGGAACTGTCCGGCGGCCAGCGCCAGCGTGTCGCCATCGGACGCGCCATTACCCGTTCGCCGGAAGTCTTCCTCTTCGACGAACCGCTGTCGAACCTCGACGCCGCGCTGCGGACACAGATGCGTGTCGAACTGACAACGCTTCACCAGCAACTCGGCTCGACCATGATCTATGTGACGCACGATCAGGTCGAGGCGATGACCATGGCGAGCCGGATCGTGGTCTTCAACAAGGGCGTCATCGAGCAGCAGGGCGCGCCGCTGGAGCTTTATCACAACCCGGTCAACCAGTTCGTGGCGGGATTCCTCGGCGCGCCACGCATCAATTTCGTCGCCGCGACCCTCGTAAACCTGCGCGACGGTGTCGCTGAAGTCGCGCTCGAAGGTGCCTCGTCCACCGTTCACGTCCCCGTTGCCGAAACGGCCGGGCTGGCGAACGGCGCGAAACTCGTTCTCGGCGTTCGCCCTGAAGCGTTGAGGATCGGCGATGTTGTCGATACCGCCCTTTCCTTCGATGCGCAGGTCCGCCTCGTGGAGCAGCTCGGCCGCGAGACCGTCCTCTATGTCGATGCCGGCCCGCTCGCCGCTGTCGGGTCGGAAAGCGGAACCCGCAATTTCACCGTCCAGCTTGGCACAGCCACGCCTCATCGCGCCGGCGAGACTCTGAAAGTCTCTGCGCGCGCTGCAGATCTCTATCTCTTCGGCCCCTCCGGCAAGGCTATCAACCGGCCGAAACTCATCTCCGCCTCCCTGTAAGGAAAGCCTGACACCATGAAACTCTCTCCCCGCAAGCCGCTCTCCGTCTGGCGGACGCTCAATCTCGACGAATTCCTGATGGGCGTCCCGCACTATCCTGAGCATGTCGATCGCAGCTATTGGGATCTCGACGCCGAGCGCATGGCCGCTGCGGGCTTCAATGTTGTGCGCATGGCGGAATTTGCCTGGCACATCATGGAGCCGCATGAAGATCAGTTCGACTTCTCGCTGTTCGACGATGCCATCGAGGGGCTGGCCAAGCACGGCATCAAGACGATCCTGTGCACGCCGACGGCGACGCCGCCGCGCTGGCTGACGGACAAGTATCCGGAAGTGCTCCGCGTCGACGCCCATGGCCGGCAGGCGAGCCATGGTTCTCGCCAGCATTGCGACACCACAAGCCCGGTGCTCCGGGTCCACAGCCAGCGCATCACCCGCGCCATGGCCGAGCACTACAAGAACAATCCGCATGTCATCGGCTGGCAGACAGACAACGAACTGAACACCACGACGTCGGAAAGCTACTCGCCTTCGACGCTGATCGAATTCCAGAAGTTCTGCCGGGCGAAGTACCAGACCATCGATGCGCTGAACTTCGCCTGGGGCGGCGATTTCTGGGCGACGGCCTACCAGACCTTCGATCAGGTCGTCTTGCCGCTGCCTTCGAACCCGTCCTATCTGAGCCCCGGCCATGTGCAGGATTATCATCGCTTCCTCGCCTTCGCGACGGCGCGCTTCCAGCACGATCAGGTGGAAATCCTGCGCGCGGCCAATCCAAGCTGGTTCATCTTCCACAATCTCGGCAATCTCGCCGATATCGATTTCCGCGGCGAGTTCGGCCAGGACCTCGACTTCATCGGCTTCGACATCTATCCCTTCCTGTATGACGAGATGCGTCGCAATGGCGGCCATACCGTTGCGCAGGCGCTGCATCTCGACCAGTGCCGCTCCTATGCGGGCAACTTCATCGTACCGGAGCAGGCCTCGGGCCTCGGCAGCCAGCCGGGCTTCTCGTCCTCTGTTCCCGAACCCGGCGAAATGCGCCGCATGGCGATGACGTCCGTGTCGCGCGGTGCGGACGGGCTGATGTTCTTCCGCTGGCGTCCCGCCCATTTCGGCGCGGAAATCTACTGGAACGGCGTCATCGACCACGACGACGTGCCGCGCCGCCGCTATGAAGAGGCCAAGCAATTTGCTTCCGACATCGCGAAGATCAAGGACAAGCTGCTCGGCACGACGGTGCGCATGGATGTTGCCATTGCGGGTGCCGATTTCGACAACCAGGAAGCCTACAAGACCTATGCGATCGGCCTGCCGAGCCCGATCCAGGATGCCGCGCATCTTCACAAGGCCTGCTACGAGAGCGGCATCGCTTGCGGCTTCATCCATCCGGAAGACGACCTCTCCCGCGTCAAAGCGCTCTACGTGCCGCATTGGGTCATGTGGAAGGAGGAATGGTCGGCCGCAGTGGAGAAGTTCGTCGCCGAAGGCGGCACTCTCATCGTTTCGGCGATGACCGGTACGCGTGACGAGAATAACCACATCATCCGCACGCAGGCCCCAGGCACCGCGCTTTCCAAGCTTACTGGCGTGCGCGTCTACGAATTCGGTCCGCTGGCAGCCCCCGGTGCAGACGGTCTCTTTGCCGGCTTCCGCGAAGGCGGGATCGGCAGCTACCAGCCCTCGCCCCGCCCGGCGGCAAGTTCGGCGGCAAGGACCTATACCTATACGATCGGCAACCGACAGTTCGAGGCCGGTCATCTTTATGAGAAACTGGAAGTAGAGGCCGACGTTCAGGCAGTTGGCACCTGGTCGAACCGGTTCCTCGAAGGTTCGCCGATACTCACTCGCCGCCAGCATGGCAAGGGCCAGGTCTACTACCTCGGCACCTATCTCACCGCCCCACTGGCGGATGCCCTGCGCGGCCTCCTGACGGCGGATGGCGTGGCGACGCCTCTGGTCGAAGACTTGGCCGCCGGTGTGGAGGTGTCTCTGAGAGAGGCCGACGACCGCAAGCTCCTCTTCGTGATGAACACAACACATGAAGCGAAGACGGTCAGGCTTCCGAGAGGAATCGATCTTCTGACCGATACTTCGGTCGAA
This window encodes:
- a CDS encoding multiple sugar transport system permease protein is translated as MSDLWKRHRNWLAPLLFIAPGALLFGTIIIASSFESVWISFFDWDGVGPKTWAGLANYSELFADPQFYVSLKNNVIWLVMFMAAPPLGLALALLVNQQVAGMRFLKSLFFIPLVLATVTVGVVFGWVYDPNYGLLALIFKLFGAAAPALLADEHAVTFAVVVAALWPQIAFCMVLFLAGLNNLSPDIIGAGRVDGARGWNMLWHVVLPQLRQVGFIALAVTVVGALRSFDMIAVMTSGGPFGSSEVLAYQMYEQSIFSYRFGYGAAIATVLFAIMIVFITWYLRMMVRLEKETR
- a CDS encoding multiple sugar transport system permease protein: MFPRPLPEEKRLQRGLYVGFVGLILILWLLPLFAVMLTASKTAEEIMAGQYWTWPKQFNLIENFQAVFAQTNMWGYFINSLIITLPSVVLVLVFSTLTGYVLARYNFKGNALVFALFVGGNFLPAQIMMIPVRDLMVSAGLYDTYLALIIFHVAFQTGFATLFMRNFIAALPDELFQAARAEGASPWQTLRHVVIPLMRPALAALAILTFTFVWNDYFWAIVLTQSDTVKPVTAGLNNLRGEWTSAWNIVAAATLFVAVPPVTMFFLMQKHFIAGLTMGAVKG
- a CDS encoding multiple sugar transport system ATP-binding protein encodes the protein MSHVRLIDIDKYYGSYHALKSVNLTVDKGEFIVMVGPSGCGKSTTLKSIAGLEAISSGEIWINGRNVTREEPGDRGIAMVFQSYALYPHMTVAENMGFGLKMAKRPQTEIDVAVKRAAEILRITDQLDKRPKELSGGQRQRVAIGRAITRSPEVFLFDEPLSNLDAALRTQMRVELTTLHQQLGSTMIYVTHDQVEAMTMASRIVVFNKGVIEQQGAPLELYHNPVNQFVAGFLGAPRINFVAATLVNLRDGVAEVALEGASSTVHVPVAETAGLANGAKLVLGVRPEALRIGDVVDTALSFDAQVRLVEQLGRETVLYVDAGPLAAVGSESGTRNFTVQLGTATPHRAGETLKVSARAADLYLFGPSGKAINRPKLISASL
- a CDS encoding beta-galactosidase encodes the protein MKLSPRKPLSVWRTLNLDEFLMGVPHYPEHVDRSYWDLDAERMAAAGFNVVRMAEFAWHIMEPHEDQFDFSLFDDAIEGLAKHGIKTILCTPTATPPRWLTDKYPEVLRVDAHGRQASHGSRQHCDTTSPVLRVHSQRITRAMAEHYKNNPHVIGWQTDNELNTTTSESYSPSTLIEFQKFCRAKYQTIDALNFAWGGDFWATAYQTFDQVVLPLPSNPSYLSPGHVQDYHRFLAFATARFQHDQVEILRAANPSWFIFHNLGNLADIDFRGEFGQDLDFIGFDIYPFLYDEMRRNGGHTVAQALHLDQCRSYAGNFIVPEQASGLGSQPGFSSSVPEPGEMRRMAMTSVSRGADGLMFFRWRPAHFGAEIYWNGVIDHDDVPRRRYEEAKQFASDIAKIKDKLLGTTVRMDVAIAGADFDNQEAYKTYAIGLPSPIQDAAHLHKACYESGIACGFIHPEDDLSRVKALYVPHWVMWKEEWSAAVEKFVAEGGTLIVSAMTGTRDENNHIIRTQAPGTALSKLTGVRVYEFGPLAAPGADGLFAGFREGGIGSYQPSPRPAASSAARTYTYTIGNRQFEAGHLYEKLEVEADVQAVGTWSNRFLEGSPILTRRQHGKGQVYYLGTYLTAPLADALRGLLTADGVATPLVEDLAAGVEVSLREADDRKLLFVMNTTHEAKTVRLPRGIDLLTDTSVEGDTALAAYGVLVVSL